One Brassica napus cultivar Da-Ae chromosome C4, Da-Ae, whole genome shotgun sequence genomic region harbors:
- the LOC106448881 gene encoding glutathione S-transferase T3-like, with protein MDSYPYNNQNTNFVDLLNSQQDIVFGFGQDNAEVSSSQVPFFGGNSTAERKERRTWSHTDDIVLISSWLNTSKDHVVGNEQKSGTFWTRVPAYFSASPKLAGREQRDSNHCKQRWHKINDLVGKFCGAYEAATREKSSGQNETDVLKHAHEIFFNNHHKKFTLEHAWKELQNDQK; from the coding sequence ATGGATTCCTATCCATATAATAACCAGAATACAAATTTTGTTGACCTCCTAAATAGTCAACAAGATATCGTCTTCGGTTTTGGACAAGATAATGCCGAGGTATCTTCATCCCAAGTGCCTTTTTTCGGTGGAAATTCAACTGCAGAACGTAAGGAACGAAGGACGTGGTCACATACCGATGACATAGTGCTCATCAGCTCGTGGTTGAACACGAGCAAAGACCATGTCGTGGGCAATGAGCAGAAGTCGGGTACATTCTGGACAAGAGTCCCGGCTTACTTTTCTGCAAGTCCGAAGCTGGCCGGTCGTGAACAAAGGGATAGCAATCACTGCAAGCAGCGCTGGCACAAGATCAATGATCTTGTAGGGAAGTTTTGTGGAGCGTACGAGGCTGCCACCAGAGAGAAGAGCAGCGGCCAGAATGAAACTGATGTGCTCAAGCATGCTcatgaaatatttttcaacaACCACCATAAGAAATTCACACTTGAGCATGCGTGGAAAGAGCTGCAGAACGACCAGAAATAG